A DNA window from Streptococcus parapneumoniae contains the following coding sequences:
- the sufD gene encoding Fe-S cluster assembly protein SufD, with protein sequence MTKENIKLFSEMHAEPSWLADLRQKAFDKIETLELPVIERVKFHRWNLGDGTITESEPSANVPDFTALDNHLKLVQVGTQTVFEQIPVELAEQGVIFTDFHSALEEIPELIEEFFMSSVKYDDDKLAAYHTAYFNSGAVLYIPDNVEIVEPIEGIFYQDSDSDVPFNKHIMIIAGKNSKISYLERLESRGEGSAKATANITVEVIARSGAQVKFAAIDRLGENVTAYISRRGKLGNDASIDWAIGVMNEGNVVADFDSDLIGNGSHADLKVVALSSGRQVQGIDTRVTNYGCNSIGNILQHGVILEKATLTFNGIGHIIKGAKGADAQQESRVLMLSDQARSDANPILLIDENDVTAGHAASIGQVDPEDMYYLMSRGLDKATAERLVVRGFLGSVIVEIPVKEVRDEMIATIEEKLSKR encoded by the coding sequence ATGACTAAAGAAAATATTAAACTTTTTTCAGAAATGCACGCTGAACCAAGCTGGTTGGCTGATCTCCGTCAAAAAGCTTTTGACAAGATTGAGACTTTGGAATTACCAGTTATTGAGCGTGTGAAATTTCACCGTTGGAATCTGGGTGATGGAACGATTACAGAAAGTGAGCCATCAGCAAATGTTCCAGATTTCACTGCACTAGATAACCACTTGAAGTTGGTGCAAGTAGGAACCCAAACTGTTTTTGAGCAAATTCCAGTTGAATTGGCTGAACAGGGTGTTATCTTTACAGACTTCCACTCAGCTTTAGAAGAAATTCCCGAGCTGATCGAAGAATTCTTCATGTCATCTGTTAAGTATGACGATGACAAGTTGGCGGCCTACCACACAGCTTACTTTAACAGTGGTGCTGTTCTCTATATTCCTGATAACGTGGAAATTGTTGAACCAATCGAAGGAATTTTCTATCAAGACAGCGATAGCGATGTGCCGTTTAACAAGCATATTATGATTATCGCTGGTAAAAATTCTAAGATTAGTTATCTGGAGCGTTTAGAGTCACGCGGTGAAGGAAGTGCCAAAGCAACTGCTAATATCACAGTAGAAGTAATTGCACGTTCTGGTGCTCAGGTGAAGTTTGCCGCCATTGATCGTCTAGGTGAAAATGTTACTGCTTACATTAGCCGTCGTGGTAAATTAGGCAACGATGCAAGCATTGACTGGGCGATTGGTGTTATGAACGAAGGGAACGTCGTTGCGGACTTTGATAGCGATTTGATTGGTAACGGTAGCCATGCTGACCTGAAAGTTGTAGCTCTTTCAAGTGGTCGTCAGGTACAAGGGATTGATACTCGAGTGACTAACTATGGTTGTAACTCAATCGGAAATATCCTTCAACATGGGGTTATTCTTGAAAAAGCAACTTTGACTTTCAATGGTATCGGCCACATCATCAAGGGTGCCAAGGGAGCAGATGCGCAACAAGAGAGCCGTGTTCTCATGCTTTCTGACCAGGCTCGTTCAGATGCTAACCCAATTCTATTGATTGATGAAAATGATGTTACTGCAGGTCACGCAGCTTCTATCGGTCAGGTGGATCCAGAAGACATGTACTACCTCATGAGCCGTGGTTTAGATAAGGCAACTGCAGAACGTTTGGTTGTCCGTGGTTTCCTTGGCTCCGTTATCGTTGAGATTCCAGTCAAGGAAGTTCGTGATGAAATGATTGCAACTATCGAAGAAAAATTGTCAAAACGCTAA
- the sufC gene encoding Fe-S cluster assembly ATPase SufC yields MSVLEIKDLHVEIEGKEILKGVNLTLKTGEIAAIMGPNGTGKSTLSAAIMGNPNYEVTKGEVLFDGVNILELEVDERARMGLFLAMQYPSEIPGITNAEFLRAAMNAGKEDDEKISVREFITKLDEKMELLNMKEEMAERYLNEGFSGGEKKRNEILQLLMLEPTFALLDEIDSGLDIDALKVVSKGVNAMRGEGFGAMIITHYQRLLNYITPDVVHVMMEGRVVLSGGPELAARLEREGYAKLAEELGYDYKEEL; encoded by the coding sequence ATGTCAGTATTAGAGATCAAAGATCTTCACGTTGAGATTGAAGGAAAAGAAATTTTAAAAGGGGTTAACCTGACCCTGAAAACAGGTGAAATCGCCGCTATCATGGGGCCAAATGGTACTGGTAAATCGACTCTTTCTGCCGCTATCATGGGAAATCCTAACTATGAAGTGACCAAAGGTGAAGTTTTGTTTGATGGCGTAAACATCCTTGAGTTGGAAGTGGATGAGCGTGCGCGTATGGGACTTTTCCTTGCTATGCAATACCCATCAGAAATTCCTGGAATTACCAACGCTGAGTTTCTTCGTGCAGCCATGAATGCTGGTAAAGAAGACGATGAGAAGATTTCAGTTCGCGAGTTTATTACTAAGCTAGATGAAAAAATGGAATTGCTCAACATGAAAGAAGAAATGGCAGAGCGTTACCTCAACGAAGGTTTCTCTGGTGGTGAGAAAAAACGTAATGAAATTCTTCAACTTTTGATGTTGGAACCAACTTTCGCCCTTTTGGATGAGATTGACTCTGGTCTTGATATTGACGCTCTTAAAGTTGTTTCTAAAGGTGTGAATGCTATGCGTGGTGAAGGCTTTGGTGCTATGATTATCACTCACTACCAACGTCTTTTGAACTACATCACACCAGACGTGGTACATGTGATGATGGAAGGTCGTGTTGTCCTTTCAGGTGGTCCAGAATTGGCTGCGCGTTTGGAACGTGAAGGATACGCAAAACTAGCTGAAGAACTTGGCTACGACTACAAGGAAGAATTGTAA